A section of the Hemibagrus wyckioides isolate EC202008001 linkage group LG04, SWU_Hwy_1.0, whole genome shotgun sequence genome encodes:
- the LOC131352329 gene encoding extracellular calcium-sensing receptor-like, with the protein MFIQKVQGARCQSVELRSYHWLQTMIFTVEEINRNLSLLPNFTLGYLAADTCLAESSTLSAALAMVTGQEERVAGEQCTTAPNVPVIIGDARSSASIVVADTLSVFDIPMVSYFASCACLSDRTRYPTFLRTVPSDAFQAKAMARLLNVMGWTWVGVVSGDDVYGKSGVQLLLMELKGSGVCVDYHEVIPKSHAPSRIRRIVERIQSSKARVVVTFAIGPDMEVLLREVVRMNATERQWIATEAWSTSTHYSAWSGISLAGTLGFALRRVDIQGLGAYLTQLSPEEYLLDPLVQSVREDVFGCRFGEQIQSGPPRPQCTGLEKVKHGETYFDVMYNVYKAVYAIANAIQDMLACQPGKGPFENGECPDIKPIKPKQLLHYLKAVKFTTPIGEMVSFDENGDPSASYDIINWHVGAEGKVEFVKVGQFDAASGPQQDFQLDLRRVFWGVGWGDKVPVSVCSESCQPGTRKALQKGKPLCCYDCIPCASGEISNATDSTECTKCPEKFWSNIERTECIPMIVEFLSFQDNMGIILSVLSAAGAALTITVLAAFFHHRDTPLVRANNSELSFLLLLSLKFCFLCALAFIGRPAPWSCMLRHTLFGISFVVCLACVLSKTVVVLVAFRATLPGSNVMRYFGPVQQRAGIFLCTLIQVGICVLWLVLAPPLPTESAGGEPGARVVLLCAVGSVAGFSLVLGYIGLLAAVCFLLAFFARKLPDNFNEAKFITFSMLIFCAVWIAFVPAYVSSPGKYTVAVEVFAILASSYGLLLCIFAPKCYIILLRPDKNTKKNMMAK; encoded by the exons ATGTTCATACAGAAAGTGCAAGGAGCCCGTTGCCAAAG TGTTGAATTACGATCTTACCACTGGCTGCAAACAATGATCTTCACAGTGGAGGAAATTAACCGTAACCTGTCTCTGTTGCCCAACTTCACACTGGGTTACCTGGCTGCAGATACATgcttggctgagagcagtacactGAGTGCGGCGCTGGCAATGGTGACGGGACAAGAGGAGAGAGTGGCTGGGGAACAGTGTACAACAGCTCCCAACGTGCCTGTCATTATTGGAGATGCACGCTCCTCTGCCTCCATAGTAGTGGCTGATACCTTAAGTGTTTTTGACATCCCTATG GTTAGCTACTTTGCTTCTTGTGCATGTCTCAGTGATCGCACCAGGTATCCCACCTTTCTCCGCACAGTTCCTAGCGATGCCTTTCAGGCTAAAGCCATGGCCCGTCTGTTGAATGTGATGGGCTGGACCTGGGTTGGGGTTGTCTCAGGAGATGATGTTTATGGGAAAAGTGGTGTGCAGCTCTTGTTGATGGAACTAAAGGGTTCAGGTGTATGTGTAGACTACCATGAGGTCATTCCCAAATCCCATGCACCTAGTAGGATTCGACGCATTGTGGAGAGAATCCAGAGTTCCAAGGCTCGGGTAGTAGTAACTTTTGCTATCGGGCCTGACATGGAGGTCTTGCTGAGAGAAGTGGTGAGGATGAATGCCACTGAAAGGCAGTGGATTGCCACTGAAGCATGGAGCACCTCTACGCACTACTCTGCTTGGAGCGGCATCTCCTTAGCAGGGACCCTTGGTTTTGCCCTGAGACGGGTTGATATCCAAGGTCTGGGTGCCTATTTGACCCAGTTAAGCCCAGAAGAATACTTATTGGATCCACTGGTGCAGAGTGTTCGGGAGGATGTGTTTGGGTGTAGATTTGGGGAGCAAATTCAATCAGGACCTCCAAGACCACAGTGCACAGGACTGGAAAAAGTAAAACATGGAGAGACCTATTTTGATGTCATGTACAATGTCTATAAAGCTGTGTATGCTATTGCGAATGCTATTCAGGACATGTTGGCATGTCAGCCTGGAAAAGGACCTTTTGAGAATGGAGAATGTCCTGACATTAAACCAATAAAACCTAAACAG cttctCCACTACCTGAAGGCTGTAAAGTTCACAACACCAATAggtgaaatggttagttttGATGAGAATGGAGATCCATCTGCTTCATATGACATCATTAACTGGCATGTAGGGGCTGAAGGAAAAGTGGAGTTTGTTAAAGTAGGACAGTTTGATGCAGCAAGTGGACCACAGCAAGACTTTCAGCTGGATCTCAGAAGAGTGTTTTGGGGAGTGGGCTGGGGTGACAAG GTCCCAGTGTCTGTTTGCAGTGAGAGTTGTCAACCAGGCACCAGGAAAGCCTTACAGAAAGGAAAGCCCCTCTGCTGTTATGACTGTATACCATGTGCATCAGGGGAGATCAGTAATGCTACTG ACTCTACAGAGTGCACCAAGTGTCCTGAGAAGTTCTGGTCCAACATTGAGCGGACAGAGTGCATCCCAATGATTGTGGAGTTCCTGTCCTTTCAAGACAACATGGGCATCATCCTCTCAGTGCTTTCAGCTGCTGGAGCAGCTCTTACCATTACCGTCCTGGCTGCCTTTTTCCATCATCGAGACACGCCCCTGGTCCGTGCTAATAACTCTGAACTGAGCTTCCTGCTACTGCTGTCACTTAAATTCTGCTTCCTGTGCGCCCTGGCTTTTATTGGCCGGCCAGCACCATGGTCCTGCATGTTACGCCATACACTGTTTGGGATCAGTTTTGTGGTGTGTCTGGCTTGTGTGCTCAGTAAgactgtggtggtgctggtggccTTTAGAGCAACTCTGCCTGGCTCAAATGTGATGCGGTATTTTGGTCCTGTTCAGCAGAGGGCAGGTATTTTCCTCTGCACACTGATACAGGTAGGGATCTGTGTGTTGTGGCTGGTTCTGGCACCACCTTTGCCCACTGAAAGCGCAGGAGGTGAGCCTGGGGCACGGGTGGTGCTGCTATGTGCAGTAGGCTCAGTGGCAGGTTTCTCCCTGGTTCTGGGTTACATCGGCCTTCTGGCTGCTGTTTGCTTCTTGCTGGCCTTTTTTGCTCGGAAACTTCCGGATAATTTCAATGAAGCAAAGTTCATCACATTCAGCATGTTGATCTTCTGTGCTGTGTGGATCGCATTTGTTCCAGCGTACGTCAGCTCTCCTGGGAAGTACACAGTAGCTGTGGAGGTCTTTGCCATCTTAGCTTCAAGTTATGGCCTTCTGCTGTGTATCTTTGCCCCAAAGTGTTACATCATCCTACTCAGACCAGATAAGAACACAAAAAAGAACATGATGGCCAAATAG
- the LOC131351563 gene encoding extracellular calcium-sensing receptor-like has translation MPAAVLSSSLSPLAFLLWVVCVVVAGTSQEKRCVYLDRAQHIDSVGLSQDGDVVIGALINFYMQPSALDMSFTKEPYLQPCYEFQESPVQWAQALVFAVEEINRNPFLLPGVRLGYRIMDSCSRYPHSLRAVMSMISGGNGTCETSRPAKLIIGDSASTQCMILSRVLSPLRVPMISYLATCVCLGNRREYPNFFRTISSDMYQARTMAQMAKRFGWTWVGAVVEENDYGLQALQAFKEETKGTGICLAFVSTIFRERLAKDVDRAVKMVQSSSARVIIVIVWDKDVEMFLTELVRRNVTGRQFLASEVWSTSSLLLSNPELNTIAQGTLGVAVRSAPIPGFEKHLRALHPSRYPQDTILRELWERTFGCSPVQNNMVTSQSGLPPCSGKESLEGVQNSVTDVANLRATYNVYLAVYAAAYALHSLLACTTPNSSDPTLTPGCSSPDTITTEQLLEHLKLVNFTTQLGEKFYFQDGETPAVYDIVNWQRGPGGDLQYVLIGRLEGSNLIINESAISWPGNSNKVPVSVCTAECVQGTRKVIEKGRPVCCFDCLPCAEGEFSNVTGSLECYRCPSEFWSNSHRTACVPREVEYLSFNETMGITLTTVAVCGAMMTAAVGVVFVYYRQTPIVKANNSELSFLLLLSLKLCFLCSLVFVGQPSLWSCRLQQAAFGISFVLCISCILVKTIVVLVAFRSARPGSAALMKWFGPGQQRGSVLFFTCIQVIICAVWLSLSPPFPYRNLSIQGSKIILECMVGSVTGFSLVLGYIGLLAAICFLLAFFARKLPDNFNEAKFITFSMLIFCAVWITFVPAYISSPGKYSVAVEIFAILASSFGLLICIFAPKCYIILLRPENNTKKFLMGKVQ, from the exons ATGCCTGCTGCAGTCCTTTCATCGAGTCTGTCCCCACTGGCATTTTTATTAtgggtagtgtgtgtggtagtaGCGGGGACATCTCAGGAGAAGAGATGTGTGTATCTGGACCGCGCACAGCATATCGACTCTGTGGGTCTCTCTCAGGATGGAGATGTGGTCATCGGAGCACTCATCAATTTCTACATGCAGCCATCAGCCCTTGATATGAGCTTCACCAAAGAACCATACCTGCAACCCTgctatga GTTTCAGGAGAGCCCTGTGCAGTGGGCTCAGGCTCTTGTCTTTGCCGTGGAGGAGATTAACAGAAATCCTTTTTTGCTCCCCGGGGTTCGACTGGGCTACCGAATCATGGACAGCTGCTCGCGCTACCCACATAGTCTGAGAGCAGTTATGTCCATGATCAGTGGTGGAAATGGCACCTGTGAGACCTCTCGACCTGCCAAACTGATCATCGGAGActctgcttccacacagtgtaTGATTCTATCCAGAGTTCTGAGCCCACTGCGTGTACCTATG ATCAGCTACCTGgctacatgtgtgtgtctcGGTAACAGACGAGAGTATCCCAATTTTTTTCGCACCATCTCCAGTGACATGTATCAGGCACGCACCATGGCCCAGATGGCTAAACGGTTTGGTTGGACCTGGGTTGGTGCTGTGGTGGAAGAAAATGACTATGGGCTCCAGGCATTGCAAGCATTTAAGGAGGAAACAAAAGGTACTGGCATTTGCTTAGCTTTTGTCAGTACTATCTTCCGTGAGAGATTGGCAAAAGATGTGGATCGTGCAGTAAAGATGGTGCAGAGCTCATCTGCTCGTGTGATTATTGTGATTGTGTGGgataaggatgtggagatgtTCCTCACTGAGCTGGTTCGCAGAAATGTGACAGGCCGACAATTTCTGGCCAGTGAAGTATGGAGTACCAGTAGCCTTCTCTTGAGCAACCCTGAACTCAACACCATTGCTCAAGGCACACTGGGAGTGGCTGTTAGGAGTGCACCCATTCCTGGTTTTGAGAAACACCTGCGAGCACTCCATCCCTCCCGGTATCCTCAAGACACAATCCTGAGAGAGTTATGGGAGAGAACCTTTGGCTGCAGCCCAGTGCAGAACAACATGGTAACCTCTCAGAGTGGCTTACCACCATGCAGTGGGAAGGAAAGTTTAGAGGGAGTACAGAATAGTGTTACAGATGTGGCCAACTTAAGAGCCACTTACAATGTGTATCTAGCTGTTTATGCAGCTGCATATGCACTCCACTCTCTGCTGGCCTGCACTACACCTAACAGCTCTGACCCCACGCTGACCCCAGGCTGCTCATCTCCAGACACCATCACTACAGAGCAG CTCTTAGAACACCTTAAGCTGGTGAACTTCACAACTCAACTGGGAGAGAAGTTTTATTTTCAAGATGGGGAGACTCCAGCAGTCTATGACATAGTGAATTGGCAGAGAGGTCCTGGAGGAGACTTGCAGTATGTCCTTATTGGCCGACTGGAGGGTTCAAACCTCATCATTAATGAATCTGCCATCAGCTGGCCAGGAAACTCCAACAAG GttcctgtatctgtgtgtactgCTGAATGTGTCCAAGGCACACGCAAAGTTATAGAGAAAGGTCGGCCAGTTTGCTGCTTTGACTGTCTGCCCTGTGCTGAAGGCGAATTCAGCAATGTCACAG GCTCACTAGAATGTTATCGCTGCCCCTCAGAATTCTGGTCCAATAGTCACAGGACTGCATGTGTACCACGTGAGGTTGAGTACCTCTCCTTCAACGAGACCATGGGCATCACCTTGACTACTGTCGCTGTGTGCGGTGCCATGATGACAGCAGCTGTGGGTGTGGTCTTTGTGTACTACAGACAGACTCCAATCGTCAAGGCCAACAACTCGGAGCTGAGCTTCCTGCTCTTGCTGTCACTCAAACTCTGCTTCCTGTGTTCACTGGTGTTTGTGGGTCAGCCCTCATTATGGTCATGCAGGCTACAGCAAGCAGCATTCGGGATCAGTTTTGTTCTCTGTATCTCGTGCATCCTGGTCAAAACCATAGTGGTTCTAGTCGCATTTCGTTCAGCTAGACCTGGATCTGCAGCTCTTATGAAGTGGTTTGGACCAGGCCAGCAAAGAGGAAGTGTTCTGTTCTTTACCTGTATTCAGGTGATTATCTGTGCTGTATGGTTGTCCCTCAGTCCCCCATTCCCTTACCGCAACCTAAGCATTCAAGGGTCAAAGATCATCTTAGAGTGCATGGTGGGGTCAGTCACAGGCTTTTCTCTGGTTTTGGGCTACATTGGACTGTTAGCTGCCATTTGCTTTCTTCTGGCTTTCTTCGCCCGCAAGCTTCCAGACAATTTTAATGAGGCCAAATTCATCACTTTCAGCATGTTGATCTTCTGTGCTGTGTGGATCACCTTTGTTCCAGCATACATCAGTTCCCCTGGAAAGTACAGTGTCGCTGTAGAGATATTTGCAATCCTGGCTTCTAGTTTTGGTCTCCTGATCTGTATATTTGCCCCAAAATGTTACATTATTTTACTCAGACCTGAAAACAACACCAAGAAATTTCTCATGGGAAAAGTACAATAG
- the LOC131351561 gene encoding extracellular calcium-sensing receptor-like has protein sequence MSHLLADLSDNCWLKMSPTGYSSSKRGETVASPAQFGSARLGSARLGPTGADPPLRSAIGGAPVGPICTPAQTFLMIQLLQPLNNRYYDPKKLGRKPVPGASLLKCVRAADPPCSIQGLPNPPHLSKDGDVLIGGIFSIHDKWEQPAQTFTSGPKKGECISLDLQEFQSVQTMVFAIEEINNRTDILPGINLGYKIYDTCGSIDMTTRAALSLVNGNGENTTSVVCSKPDRVQAIIGQSSSTPTIAISTTVGPLHIPVISHFASCACLSDRKKHPSFFRTVPSDYYQSRALAKLVKHFGWTWVGTLCSNNDYGKNGINEFISAAKEEGICVEYSKAFFKTDSREKILNIVEMIKASTSKVIVAFVGYSDFGFLLREMVLQNMTGFQWIGSESWISDLNTVNAEWQHILEGSVGFAIPNAKINGLGSFLTKLNPVSDVALYKELWETIFECEFPTQENVEMKQLCKGNESLSHVQNMYTDVSDLRVANNVYKAVYAVAYALNNSYGCLDKDSEHEGAIVCAKLADYQEPWKIVNELKKIHFTTTAGEDVFFDKNGDPAARYDVLNWQQGKDGKTVIVKVGFYDASLKTHLQLSFNNKSIVWAHNKVQVPVSVCSPSCPQGTRKAVQKGRPICCFDCIPCADGEISNVTDSITCIKCPPELWSNDRKDACVLKLVEFLSFEEQMGIILVSFSMLGVSFTICIAVIFFKHKDTPIVRANNSELSFLLLFSLMLCFLCSLTFIGWPTEWSCMLRHTAFGITFVLCISCVLGKTVVVLMAFRATLPGSNVMKWFGPTQQRLSVLAFTLVQVIICVIWLKVSPPFPYKNMNYYKEKIILECSLGSAVGFWAVLGYIGFLAFFCFLLAFLARKLPDNFNEAKFITFSMLIFCAVWITFIPAYVSSPGKFTVAVEIFAILASSFGLLFCIFLPKCYIIILKPEKNTKKQIMGKPPST, from the exons TCGGCTCGGCTCGGCTCGGCTCGGCCCCACAGGGGCCGACCCCCCTCTCCGCTCTGCAATCGGGGGGGCCCCC GTTGGGCCAATCTGTACTCCAGCCCAGACTTTCCTGATGATCCAGCTACTACAACCTCTAAACAACCGCTACTACGACCCTAAAAAGCTGGGACGGAAGCCAGTGCCGGGAGCTTCACTGCTCAAATGC GTGAGAGCAGCTGATCCTCCCTGCAGCATCCAAGGGCTGCCCAATCCTCCTCATCTCAGTAAAGATGGGGATGTGCTTATTGGTGGGATCTTTTCCATCCATGACAAATGGGAACAGCCAGCACAAACATTCACATCAGGGCCAAAGAAAGGAGAATGCATAAG tttgGACCTCCAAGAATTTCAAAGTGTACAAACAATGGTATTTGCCATTGAGGAAATAAACAACAGAACCGATATTCTTCCTGGCATCAATTTGGGTTATAAAATCTATGATACCTGTGGATCAATTGACATGACCACAAGAGCTGCCTTGTCTTTAGTTAATGGCAATGGAGAAAACACAACTTCAGTTGTATGCTCCAAACCCGACAGAGTTCAAGCAATAATAGGTCAATCATCATCTACTCCGACTATTGCCATCTCTACTACAGTGGGCCCTTTACACATACCTGTG ATAAGTCACTTTGCATCATGTGCATGCTTaagtgacagaaaaaaacacccaTCTTTCTTCAGAACTGTTCCCAGTGATTACTACCAGAGCAGAGCTTTAGCAAAGCTGGTCAAACATTTTGGATGGACCTGGGTGGGAACCCTATGCAGTAATAATGACTATGGGAAAAATGGCATAAATGAATTTATCAGTGCTGCCAAAGAAGAGGGAATCTGTGTTGAGTATTCCAAAGCATTTTTTAAGACAGACTCTAGAGAAAAAATTCTCAACATAGTTGAAATGATCAAGGCTTCAACCTCGAAAGTGATTGTAGCTTTTGTTGGATACTCTGACTTTGGTTTTCTTCTGAGGGAAATGGTCTTGCAGAACATGACTGGGTTTCAGTGGATTGGAAGTGAGTCCTGGATCTCTGATTTGAACACTGTCAATGCTGAATGGCAACATATTCTGGAAGGGTCTGTGGGTTTTGCTATCCCAAATGCTAAAATCAATGGCCTAGGGTCATTTCTAACTAAGCTTAATCCAGTTTCTGATGTAGCTCTTTACAAAGAGTTATGGGAGACTATATTTGAATGTGAATTTCCCACACAAGAAAATGTTGAGATGAAACAGTTGTGCAAGGGCAATGAAAGTCTCAGTCATGTTCAAAACATGTATACAGATGTTTCAGACTTACGAGTTGCAAATAATGTTTACAAGGCTGTGTATGCTGTGGCTTATGCCCTAAATAACAGCTATGGCTGTTTAGACAAGGATAGTGAACATGAAGGTGCTATTGTGTGTGCAAAACTAGCAGATTACCAGGAACCGTGGAAG ATAGTGAATGAGCTGAAGAAAATCCATTTCACCACTACAGCAGGAGAGGATGTATTCTTTGATAAAAATGGAGACCCAGCAGCACGGTATGATGTGCTGAACTGGCAGCAAGGTAAAGATGGTAAAACAGTTATTGTTAAAGTGGGCTTCTATGATGCCTCTCTGAAAACacaccttcagctgtcatttaACAACAAAAGTATAGTTTGGGCCCACAACAAAGTTCAG GTGCCAGTCTCTGTGTGCAGTCCAAGTTGTCCCCAGGGCACCAGGAAGGCTGTACAGAAAGGAAGGCCAATCTGCTGTTTTGACTGTATTCCATGTGCAGATGGAGAAATCAGTAATGTAACGg ATTCTATAACTTGCATAAAGTGCCCTCCTGAACTGTGGTCTAATGACAGGAAAGATGCCTGTGTCTTAAAGCTGGTGGAATTCCTGTCATTTGAGGAACAAATGGGAATAATTCTTGTATCATTTTCTATGTTAGGAGTATCATTCACCATCTGCATTGCTGTAATTTTCTTTAAACACAAGGATACACCAATTGTTAGAGCAAATAATTCTGAACTGAGCTTTTTGTTGCTCTTCTCATTAATGCTGTGTTTCCTCTGCTCACTTACATTCATTGGATGGCCCACTGAGTGGTCCTGCATGCTGCGCCACACAGCGTTTGGGATCACCTTTGTCCTCTGCATCTCCTGTGTACTGGGGAAAACAGTAGTGGTGTTAATGGCCTTCAGGGCTACACTTCCAGGAAGTAATGTGATGAAATGGTTTGGGCCTACACAGCAGAGACTCAGTGTACTTGCCTTCACTCTTGTACAGGTCATTATTTGTGTGATTTGGCTAAAAGTTTCTCCACCTTTTCCctacaaaaatatgaattacTACAAAGAAAAGATCATATTAGAATGTAGCTTAGGTTCAGCTGTTGGTTTCTGGGCTGTGCTGGGTTATATAGGATTTTTAGCATTTTTCTGTTTCCTATTGGCTTTTCTGGCCCGGAAGTTACCTGACAATTTCAATGAAGCAAAATTCATTACATTCAGCATGCTTATATTTTGTGCAGTTTGGATCACATTTATTCCTGCTTATGTCAGCTCTCCTGGAAAATTTACTGTAGCTGTCGAGATATTTGCCATTTTAGCATCAAGCTTTGGTTTACTATTTTGTATATTTCTCCCAAAGTGTTATATAATCATTCTGAAACCAGAAAAGAATACTAAAAAGCAAATCATGGGTAAACCACCATCTACATGA
- the LOC131351562 gene encoding extracellular calcium-sensing receptor, with protein sequence MTAAVLSPCLFLLALVLWVVCEVAVGASQEERCVYLDRAQHLDTVGLSQDGDVIIGALINFYMLPPALDLSFTTEPYLQSCYEFQESPVQWAQAVVFAVEEINRNPSLLPGVRLGYRILDSCSRYPHSLRSVMSLISGGNGTCETSRTTKLVIGEATSTQSIILSRILSPLHVPMISYLATCVCLSNKREYPNFFRTIPSDMYQARTMAQMARRFGWTWVGAVVEENDYGLQAVQAFREETKGTSICLAFVSTIFRERMEKDVDRAVKMVQSSSARVIMVFAWYTDVEVFLTELVRRNVTGRQFLASEIWSTSSLLLSNPELYTITQGTLGVAVRSAPIPGFEKHLRELHPSRYPQDTIMRVLWERTFGCSPVQNNMVASQSGLPPCSGKESLKEVQNGVTDVSNLRATYNVYLAVYAAAYALHSLLACTTPNSSDPTLTPGCSSPDTITTQQLLEHLKLVNFTTQLGEKFYFQDGETPAVYDIVNWQRGPGGDLQYVLIGRLEGSNLIINESAISWPGNSNKAPVSVCTDECPQGTRKAIKKGLPVCCFDCLPCAEGEFSNVTGSTECYRCPPEFWSNSHRTACVPREVEYLSFNETMGITLTTVAVCGAMMTAAVGVVFVYYRQTPIVKANNSELSFLLLLSLKLCFLCSLVFVGQPSLWSCRLQQAAFGISFVLCISCILVKTIVVLVAFRSARPGSAALMKWFGPGQQRGSVLFFTCIQVIICAVWLSLSPPFPHRNLSIQGSKIILECMVGSVTGFSLVLGYIGLLAAICFLLAFFARKLPDNFNEAKFITFSMLIFCAVWITFVPAYISSPGKYSVAVEIFAILASSFGVLICIFAPKCYIILLRPEKNTKKFLMGKTQ encoded by the exons ATGACCGCTGCAGTCCTTTCACCATGCCTGTTCCTGTTGGCATTAGTACTATGGGTAGTGTGTGAGGTAGCAGTGGGGGCATCTCAggaggagaggtgtgtgtatctggacCGTGCACAGCATCTCGACACTGTGGGTCTCTCTCAGGATGGAGATGTGATCATTGGAGCACTTATCAATTTCTACATGCTGCCACCAGCTCTTGACCTGAGCTTCACAACAGAACCATACCTGCAGTCCTgctatga GTTTCAGGAGAGCCCTGTGCAGTGGGCTCAGGCTGTTGTCTTTGCTGTGGAGGAGATTAACAGAAATCCTTCTTTGCTCCCCGGGGTTCGACTGGGCTACCGTATCTTGGACAGTTGCTCACGCTACCCACATAGCCTGAGATCAGTCATGTCCTTGATCAGTGGAGGGAACGGCACCTGTGAAACCTCTCGAACTACCAAACTTGTTATTGGAGAAGCCACTTCCACACAGTCTATTATTCTGTCCAGAATTCTGAGCCCACTGCATGTACCGATG ATCAGCTACCTGgctacatgtgtgtgtctcagtaaCAAACGAGAGTATCCCAATTTCTTTCGCACCATCCCCAGTGACATGTATCAGGCACGCACCATGGCTCAGATGGCTAGACGTTTTGGTTGGACCTGGGTTGGTGCTGTGGTAGAAGAAAATGACTATGGACTCCAAGCAGTGCAGGCATTTAGGGAGGAAACGAAAGGTACCAGCATCTGCCTAGCATTTGTCAGCACTATTTTTCGTGAGAGAATGGAAAAAGATGTGGATCGTGCAGTAAAGATGGTGCAGAGCTCATCTGCTCGTGTGATCATGGTATTTGCTTGGTATACGGACGTAGAAGTGTTCCTCACTGAGCTGGTTCGCAGAAATGTGACAGGCCGACAGTTTCTTGCCAGTGAGATCTGGAGTACCAGCAGTCTTCTCTTGAGCAACCCTGAGCTCTACACCATCACTCAAGGCACTCTGGGTGTGGCTGTAAGAAGTGCACCCATTCCTGGATTTGAGAAACACCTGCGAGAGCTCCATCCCTCCCGGTATCCTCAAGACACAATCATGAGAGTGTTATGGGAGAGAACCTTTGGTTGTAGCCCAGTGCAGAACAACATGGTAGCCTCTCAGAGTGGCTTACCACCATGCAGTGGTAAGGAGAGTCTAAAGGAGGTTCAGAATGGTGTTACAGATGTCTCCAACTTAAGAGCCACTTATAACGTGTATCTGGCTGTTTATGCAGCTGCATATGCGCTCCACTCTCTACTGGCCTGCACTACACCTAACAGCTCTGACCCCACACTGACCCCAGGCTGCTCATCTCCAgacaccatcactacacaacag CTTTTAGAACACCTTAAGCTGGTGAACTTCACAACTCAGCTGGGAGAGAAGTTTTATTTTCAAGATGGGGAGACTCCAGCTGTCTATGACATAGTAAATTGGCAGAGAGGTCCTGGAGGAGACTTGCAGTATGTCCTTATTGGCCGACTGGAGGGTTCAAACCTCATCATTAATGAATCTGCCATCAGCTGGCCAGGAAATTCCAACAAG GcacctgtgtctgtgtgcactgATGAATGCCCCCAAGGGACACGGAAAGCTATAAAGAAGGGCCTACCAGTTTGCTGCTTTGACTGCCTGCCCTGCGCTGAAGGCGAATTCAGCAATGTCACAG GATCGACAGAATGTTATCGCTGCCCCCCAGAATTCTGGTCCAATAGTCACAGGACTGCATGTGTACCACGTGAGGTTGAGTACCTCTCCTTCAACGAGACCATGGGCATCACCTTGACTACTGTCGCTGTGTGTGGTGCCATGATGACAGCAGCTGTGGGTGTGGTCTTTGTGTACTACAGACAGACTCCAATCGTCAAGGCCAACAACTCGGAGTTGAGCTTCCTGCTCTTGCTGTCACTCAAACTCTGCTTCCTGTGTTCACTGGTGTTTGTGGGTCAGCCCTCATTATGGTCATGCAGGCTACAGCAGGCAGCATTCGGGATCAGTTTTGTTCTCTGTATCTCGTGCATCCTGGTCAAAACCATAGTGGTTCTAGTCGCATTTCGTTCAGCTAGACCTGGATCTGCAGCCCTTATGAAGTGGTTTGGACCAGGCCAGCAAAGAGGAAGTGTTCTGTTCTTTACCTGTATTCAGGTGATTATCTGTGCTGTATGGTTGTCCCTCAGTCCCCCTTTTCCTCACCGCAACTTAAGCATTCAAGGGTCAAAGATCATCTTAGAGTGCATGGTGGGGTCAGTCACAGGCTTTTCTCTGGTTTTGGGCTACATTGGACTGTTAGCTGCCATTTGCTTTCTTCTGGCTTTCTTCGCCCGCAAGCTTCCAGACAATTTTAATGAGGCCAAATTCATCACTTTCAGCATGTTGATCTTCTGTGCTGTGTGGATCACCTTTGTTCCAGCATACATCAGTTCCCCTGGAAAGTACAGTGTCGCTGTAGAGATATTTGCCATCCTGGCTTCTAGTTTTGGTGTCCTGATCTGTATATTTGCCCCAAAATGTTACATTATTTTACTCAGACCAGAAAAGAACACCAAGAAATTTCTCATGGGAAAAACACAATAG